The Acidobacteriota bacterium DNA window CACCGCCGGTGCCACCACCTGCGCTCCCGTGCTGCGGCCCGCCGCGTCCCGCAATTCCTGGCTGCCGTCGTGGCTGCGCCAGACGGTGCCGTCGGAGTGTTTCAGCTCCCGCAGACGGGTGGCGCCGGTGTAGGTCGCCTCGATCACCTGCTCGTCGTCTTCCGGGCCGGCGCCGTGGAGGTCGGTGAGGGTCGTCACCCGCTGCAGCGCATCGTAGCCGTAGCGCAGGGTGGGACCCGCGTAGTGGGGAGCGGCCACGCTGGGGTACTGCACGCTCTCCAGCCGGCCCGCGCTGTCGTAGCCGGCCCTGACGGTCCACAGGGCGCCGCCGCCCGCGGCCTCGCCCCAGCCGGAGGTCAACACCCGCGACAGGGTGTCGTAGCTGTAGCTCACCACCGCGTCGGCGCCGGCGGCGTTGTCGTCCCGGGTTTCGAGAATCCGGCCCAGGCCGTCGTAGCGCCAGCGCTGGGTCTGGGTGGCGCCGGCGGTCAAGTTGTAGTGAGCGGGATCGGCGCCATCGAGGCTGGCGGTCAGCGCCGTGCGGCGCCCCGCCTGGTCCCAAGTGCTCGCCAGCTCCACGCACGCTGTGCCGCCGCTGTTGCATGTGCCCGAAGCGCTGGCGTAGATCGTCTTCGCCACCCGGCTCAGGCTGTCGTACCCGGTGCGCTGCTCCCGGCCGTCGGGCATGATCCGCAGGGTCTGGCGGCCCTGGGCGTCGTACTCGTAGCGAGTCTGCTGCTCGGCCGCCGGACCCGAGCCGTCCGGATCGACCCGGATCGCCGTCAGCCGGCCGCCAGCGTCGTAATCGGAGAACACCTCCTGCCAGCCGTCCGTGTGGACGCTCAGCCCGCTGTGCTTGCGCACCTGCACCTTGCGGCCCAGGCCGTCGTAGACCGTCTCCGTCTTGTAGGCCTCGCCGCTGGCGGCGCTGTTGCCGGGAAGCCACTGGGCGATCACCCGGCTCTGCACGTCGTAGCTGCGGGTCACCGGGCGGGTCGGCTCGCCGCTGACGGGGTCGGCCAGCAGCACCCTGACCACCCGCCCCAGGGCGTCGTACTCGAAGTCGGTCTCGAAGCTCGAGCCGCCGCCGGGGTCGCTGCCGTTTTCCTTGACCTTCCGCCGGGTCACCAGGCCCATCACGTTGCGGGTCAGCAGCAGCTCGTTGCCCGCCGCGTCGGTGGCCTTCACCTTGCGGCCCAGGGCGTCGTACTCCACGGTGGAGACGTTCCAGCCACCGGAGCCGTCGGGCGTGGCCGCCGTCACGGCCCGGTCGAGAGCGTCGTAGCCCGTACGCGTCGCCAGCCACTGGGGATCGGCCGGCACCACTGCCTGGGCGGCCTGGGCCACCTGCTTTTCGTAGGCCCGGCCACGGGCGTCGTAGACCGCCCGGCTCCAGCCCAGGAGCTGGTCGATACCGCCGGAGTCGCTCTCCGAGCCGTAGACCTTGCTCTCCACCACCCGGTCTTCCTGGTCGTAGAACAGCTCCGTCTCGCTCAGCCAGGTGGTGCAGGTGGGAGAGTCGTTGCCCTGGGGTACGGTGGCCTCGAGGCAGACCTTCTTGCGGATCGGACGGTCCAGGCGGTCGTATTCCACCTTCTCCGTCCGGCCCGCCTTGCCGTCGCTGCCCTGCACCTGGGTCCACTGCGGTTGCCCGGCGCCGGGCTCGCCACTGGGCACGTACCAGGTACGCACGCTCTGGCTGCCGCTGGAGGTGGGCAGAGAGTCTCCGTCGACCGCCGCCGAGAAGTAGGCCGTGGCCTGGGTCACGCGACTGAGCTTGTCGTACTGCTTGGTATCCACCCGCCACTGGCCGTCGGCCAGGCGCACCGAGACCCGGGTGACGTTGCCGAAGGGATCGTAGGCGTAACGGGTCTCGGTGGACGAGCCGTCACCACTCCAGTCGGCGCCGTCGCCGAGAGCTGTGGCCCAGGCCTGCTCGCTGAGCACCAGCCCTTCCGGGCTGTAGCTGTACTCCACCAGCGACCAGGTGCGGGTCGAGCCGTCATCGTCGCGCAGGATACGCTTTTCCGTGGTGCGGCCGGCGGCGTCGTAGTGGTACTCCACCTCGCCGCTGACCTCGGTGCCCGTCTCGTCGGTGGTCTTCTCGGAGAGCAGGCGACCGCGAAAGTCGAAGCTGCGCTGCTGGACCACCTCCTGCTCCGGACTGGCCGCCAGCAGGGTGCGGGTCTCGATCACGTGGCTCCAGCCGTCGTACTTCATCCGCTCTCGGCCGAGGAGGTTGCCCGCGGCATCCTCGATGCGGCGCTGGGCCAGATTGCCGGTAGCCGTGGCGCTGCCGGCGGACGGGCCCGGCATGCCGGGCTCGAGGTAGGTCAGGATCTCTCTGCGCACCAGGGTTTCTTCCGCAGCGTCGACCGTGCCATCACCGTCCGCATCTTCCACCGCGTAGATCCGCGACTCGGTCAGCGCACCCTGGGTGTCGTAGGTGTAGCGGGTCAACGCGCGCTGACGGCGATCGGCCTGCAGCTCGCCGTCGGCGCCCACCACGGTCATGGCCGCCCGGCCGCGCTCCTCGATGGGAGAAAGCCAGGGCCAGGTGGCCTGATCCTGGCCGGTGCCGCGGAAGGCCAGCGGCGGGTCCAACCCCCGAGGCTCGATCACCCAGCGGTCGAGGTAGGACTCCAGGTCGTCGTCGACGGTCTGCCGGTCGGGATCGCTCGAGGGTGCCGCCGTCATCCAGCCGAAGACCGTCTCGGTAGCCTCGGGTTTGAGCTTGCCGTCGAGGAAGAAGTGGCAAGAGGGCTCGTCGTTCGAACCATCGCCGGTCAGATCCTCCTCGGGAATACCCTCTGCGGTAAGAGAGTACCGTACCTGGCCGGAGATCGGGTCCACGTCGTAGCAGGTGACCTGCCTTTTTTCGCCGTGGTCCGAGCCGAGTCCTGGATCGACCCAGAACTTCACCGGGTGCTCGATCGCCAGATTCCACTTGTGCCCGTACTGCCAGTGCTGGGTCTTGCCCGATGGCCAGATAGCCGAGGCCATGCGGCCCTGGCCGTCGTAGGTGTAGGTCATCTGGGTTCCGTCAGCACGATCGACGCTGAGGAGGTGACCCTGGTCATCGAAGTGGTGGGTGCTCGTGCGGCCTTCCGAGGTGATGGTGGCCTGATCGATGTAGGGCCAGGCTCACCGGAAGCATCCGTCGCCTGAACGAAGTCGAAAGCTACCGAGCGAGATGGCGTCTGGACTCCCGATACCGTGTCGCGCAGAATCGGTGCGAGGTAGATTCCCACCTCGCCGCGGTACTGGATCGATAGCAGCTCATCTCCTGCGCCGTTGAAGACGTGCTCCAGATTGTCCGACATGTAGCCGCCTCGCGGGGTGTCGCCGGCGTCCATTTCCGCCTTCCAGTGGTATTCGTACTTCGCCACGGTCTCGGCCGTGCCTCCTGTTTCCTTCACGGTGACTTCCGTGAGATAGTCACGGCCCCCGGATTGCTCGTGGTTGTAGGCTACGTGACGAACCGACTCCGATTCGGGAGTACCGTCCTGATCCTCGTCGATGGGCTGGATCGCCCTGACCTCGGTGACGACGAACCGGCTGCAAGTGCGCTTGGTGACGAACTCGAACCTGCCCAGTTCCCGGGGATGGCACGCATCCGCCCTGGGGTTGGTTCGGGCACTGTCGTCGCAGCTCCAGAGGATGGCCTTCTGAGGCGCCCAGTCATCGGAACAGCCGTCCCTCTCATCGATTTCGCCCCACTCGATCTCGATCGCCGTTCCTCCGGGTCGGGCAATGCGGATCGGATAGCCGTAGGGCCCATCTCCTCCGGACCTCGTCATGTGCTTGAAGGTCCGCACCTCTCCACCGGGAAGACGCAGCTCCCAGAACGCCTCATAGACAACTCCATCCCCCACCCTGTACTTGAGCAGCTTGCCCAGCGGCCCTTCCACCGCCTGATTCGCATTCGGTGGCCAGGGGTAGGAGACCTCCGAGCCGTCGGCGCGATGCCAGACGACCGGTGCCCCGTCACAAACCTTGCGAATCAACCTCTCATCGAGGAGGTCGAAGGACCAGTTACGGCCGAATCCGCCCTGGATGTTGTCTTGATTCCGGTAGGAACGAGAGAGGGTCAGGTCCAGCCCTCGACCGGGAATCGACAGGTCGGTGACATTCAGCAGGAATTCGCCGTTGGAGAGCGTGACACCCAGCGGATGACGATCGGCATTGCGAACCGGGGGAATCCTGTGGGCGCTCGCCCCCGAACACATGCCGACACCCCCCCCGCCCTCCAGCGGGCACTCTCTCAGACCCATGCATACCGTGGAACAATCCTCGACGTAGCTGCTGCGGCACTTCATGACCTTGCGCGGAGGCTGGATCCAGAAGTTCACGCATTCCAGCTCGTGATGCTCGGCGTAGTCCGACAGGCCGCATCGGATGTCGATGGCATTCGGAAAACGCTCGGTGGCGCTGGACCATCCCGGCCGAGGCACAGAAACCGCCGAACGAGGCAGTCCCAGAGGGTCGTCGATGAAAGCGGGATCGGGATCGTGCACAGATACGCGACCGGCGGCGGTCGTCAAGATCTCTCCAGCCCGAGGCGCCGGATAGAGCCTGCCTGCCGAGGGAAGCTCCAGTCCCGACCCCAGGGTCTGACCACCGAAGATCTCCATCACGCGGCTGCCGTCGATGCCCAGCAGGCCTTCCATCAGCCGCGCCTCGTCACGCAGGCGGTCCCCACGACCGACCAGCGGTCGGCGCCACTCGCCCCGCCCCGAGCGGTCGGCCAGGAAGAGGGAGGGCAGCTTCCAGCTCGAGGCTGCCCCGGTGTCTGCCGGGTGCTCGCTCCAGGGACCCATCATGTCCATGAAGAGCCGCACATCCTCCTCTTCCACGCCTTCGCCATCCCAGCGCTGTTCCGAGACGGCGCGCGCCAGACCGCCCGGCATCCAGCGGAATCGCCGGCGCAGCACGGCACCTGTAGCGGTCTCCGTCTCCACCCGCGTGATTCTGCCGTCCACGTCGAAGGAGAGGGTCGCCGTCTCACCGCCGGAACTCGTCTCCACCCGGCGTACGACGAAACCCAGGTCGCCCTCGGAGGGCGTGAAATCCCAGGTATAGGATGTCGAGCGGTCCTCCTCGAGAAAGGACAGCGGCCGGCCCGAGCGGTCGAGGACATAGTCGTAGTAGTGCCAGATTCCAACCTCGTCGAGCTGGCCCAGGCGAACAATCCTTCCCGCTGCGTCGTAGCCGAACTCCTCTTCCCCACCATCACCGTAGCGCAGAGCAGTGATGCGACCGAGCAAGTCCCGTTCCACGGCAGTCGTCGTCGCCGGATCCTCCAGGTGATCGATGACCTCGATGATGCGGCCGGCGGCGTCTCGCACCACCTCCATGTCCCGCAAGAGCACCGAACTCTCCCACTCCTGCAGGGTCAGCACCCGGCCCGCGGCATCCCGCGTCATCGTCTCGGAGAGATTCTCGCTGTAGTGCTGGCGGTCGGTGATCCAGCCGCTCCACGGATCCCGCAGGATCCGGGCCACGTTGCTCCCCCCGCGCTGGCTCAGGTCCACCTCGCCCCAGGGATCGAGCTGAACCGAATACTCCAGCCCGTCGGCATCGGTCCAACCCACCAGCCGCCCCGAAAGGTCCCAGCTCCAGCTCGCGCTGCGCTGCATGCGGCTGGTGCCATCCAGGTCGCTGTCCTGGCTGACGCTGGTGGGAAGTCCTCGCCCGTCCCAGGAATAGGTCCAGTGGTCGACTTCGTCGCCCGCGGCATCCTCGCTCCACATGGATTCGAGGTTACCCTCCGCATCCCACACGAAGTGCTCGCTGGATCCACCGGGAAGATCCCGGCGGACCATCCGCCCGGCCCCATCTCGCACGATCAGGACTTCCTGTCCGCCGGGCAGAACCTGGCGCCGCAGGCGACCTGCCAGGTCGTACTCCCACTCCCACTGGCGAGTTTCCGGGTCGGTTCGGGACACCAGCCGGCCCGCCGCGTCGTAGCCCAGGCTCCAGATCTCGCCCAGCTCGTCCTCGTACTCCGCGACCCGGCCGGCGGCATCGTAGCGCCACTGCCGCACCTGACCCAGGGCATCGACCCGTCGCTCCAGACGGCTCGAGGGGCCGTAGTAGAACTCCGTCACGCCGCCGTCCGGCGCGGTGATGCGCGTGACCTCCCCCAGCACGCTGGTCTCGAGGCTCCAGGTCGACCCGAAGGGATCGCTCACCGTGGCCAGGTGCCCGGCGGCGTCGTAGCCAAGGCTCCAGCTCGACCACTGGTCTTCACCCACCGGCCAGTCGAGGCCCGTCTGGCGCCCGGCCGCATCGTGGCTCACGCGAATCACCCCGCAGATCGCCGGAGGGCCGGCCGACAGGCAGGGAGGGTGGATCTCGGCGATCTGCCCGGTGGCCGAGTAGACGTACTCGGTGCGCCGGCCCTCGGCGTCGATGCGGGCGGTGATGTCGCCGGTGACGGGATCCCGCTCGTAGGTGATCACCGCCTCGGCAGTGCCGTCCTCGTCCGGATCGGTGGCCTCCGATACCAGCCAGCCGCTCTCGTCGTAGCCGAGTTCCGATACGGCTCCGCAGGGGCTGGTCAGGCGGGTCAGCCGTCCTTCGGCATTGCGCTCGAAAACCCACTCCGGCCGCACGCCGTCCACCAGAGGTCCTGTGTAGCGCAGCAGCCGGTGCTGACCGTCGTGGGTGAAATCGTGCTCGCCGCCCTCCGGGTCGACCAGGCGCACCACGTCGCCCGTGGCCGCGTCGCGCTCGATGGCCCACACACCTCCGGCGGGATCGGTCATCGACGTGCTCATGCCGTCGGCGTCGAAGGCGTAGGTCCATCCGCCGCCTCCCGGCCCGGTGACCACGGTGGCGTCTGCACCGTAGCTGTAGGTCGTCTCCAGATTCCCCTGGCGCACCGAGGTCGCCCGATCGTCGGCGTCGGTCAGCACGTGGAAGATCACCGACTGGTCGGGCGCGATCACGTCCACCACGTGGTTTTGCACGTCCCAGCCGAAAGACCAGGACGCTCCGTCCGCGCCGACGAAGCCGATCAGCTTGCCGGTCGCATCGTAAGACAGGCTCAGCTCGCGACCGGTCGAATCCAGGATTCGCACGATCCGCGGCGCCGGAGTGTCCGCCGGCGCCGGCTCACCCCACATCGGCCTGAAGAACTTCACCCAGGCGCCGTCGGTGGCCTGGATCTTCTCCAGGTAACCATCCCGATAGCTCAAGTCCAGGGCGTTGCCCGAGGGGTCCTCCTCCCGCACCAGCCAGTAGTTGCTCTCCCCCCGGCACCATCGCGTAGAAGCGCACCAGGCCGCTGCTCATGGTCACCTGGAGCCCGCCCTGACCGTCCGGCTCCAGCGGGCCAAAGGCGGAAGGGCGGTCGGGGTTGGGAAGGTACGCTCCCGATCCGCCGGGATCCTCCACGTAGGGCACCACGCCGCCCTCGTCGGTCAACAGCAGGTAGCCCCCCTGCACGGGGATCAGGGTCGAGGTCGGCCGCAGGATCCAGTTGACCCCCAGGTCCCGGAAGACCCGCGGCTCAGAGCCGTAAGGCACACCGGGAATCGTCGCTTCGAGCCCTGCGTCGTAGACCCGCCCCACCACCAGCGGCACGCGCGCCGCCAGTGTCAGGTCGGTGGTCTTGAAACCGAAGCGGCCGCTGGAAGTCTGCACGAAACCGTGACGAAGACCTTCTGTCGCGTCGCGCTCCAGGGGAAGGAACGGGAAGGCCACCTCGCCCCGGGACAGCCCCCGTTGCAGGGGCGCGGGCAGAATCGGCAGCCCCGTTCGCACTTCCTGCCGGGGATCAGCCAGGGATTGGGCAAGGAGGAAGCTTACCCCTCCCCAGAGCAAGTTAGGAATCAAGGCGACAAGAACAAGCAGCACCCCGCGCAGCGACTGGACCATCGCACTCCCCTCCCACCGCATCCGACGGCCGACCGTTCGGACCGTTCGGACCTCCCCCTGCGGTCACCTCATCGCCGCGCTGGAGGGGCCGTGCGGCTCGAGAGAGAGTCCTCAACAACAACCTGACACGCCATGTCAACGGGTACAGGCGGACTTTTGAGCCTGTAATGTAAGATTAATAAATCAGCTACGGACACCCGCCGATGCGCTGCGGCAGGCAGGCACCGGGGTCGGGACTGCGCTCGGTGCCGTCGCCGGCCTGGCCGTAGGAACCTTCTTCTTCACCGGTGAGGGCGACGACCAGGTAGAAGCGGTGGGAAGAAGCGGGGGTGATGGTTGCGGAGGTGCTCCCGCCGGTCTGCAGCCGCCGAGAGACAGATGCCGACCTCCCGGATCTCCTGGGAAGGCAGAGGGAAGGAGTAGGCGGCCTCGGTGGTGGCCACCAGTTGAGGTCGCCCCGCCATCGTCCGAGATATCATCCCGGAGCCCGAAGAAGACCAACGAGCCATAGTCCACGGTGGGGTCCACGCCCCGTCCCTGGTCGACGGCCACGGTGCAAGCGAGATCCACGAAGGTGGCCGCCTCCGCGGGCTGTACCGCGAAGGCGGCCACCGGCAGGCATGACCCCACCAGACCGATTCGAACCATGGTGCCATCCTCTCCGGCGACTCCAGCGGCGCCGGCAAGCCCCTCGCCCTCGGCCCGCGCCCCGGCCGGCTCCCACCCGAAATCCTCCTCCACGCTACGGCGGCGGATCGTCCGGAGCGATCGGGGAATACCCGAATTTGGAAGGGGTCATCCGTGCAAAAAAGGTCGCGTCCGGGTTCGAAACGGCCTAGATTCATTCCCAGGGGCTCCCTTGCCCCTGAGAGGATTCCCCGATGAGCAGGACCAGCCACTCGCCGAGCGGCCCTTCCGCCCCGGCGATCTCCACCGCCCCGGCCACGAGCGGAGCCCCCTCCGCGCCCAAGTCCAGGAAGGCGACGTCGGAAAGGAAAGCCGCGACCTCGAAAAAGGAGCCGGCGCCCAAGAAGGCCCCGATCATACGAACGCCGGCCCCACCGACGCCGGTGCTGGGACCCGACGAGGAGATCGCCGTTCTGGGCCTGGATTCACCGCGGCTGTTTCTCAACCGGGAGCTGACCTGGCTGAACTTCAACTGGCGCGTTCTTCACGAAGCCGAAGACGCCCGCAACCCACTGCTGGAACGGGTGAAGTTCCTTTCCATCGTCGGCTCCAACCTGGACGAGTTCTTCATGAAACGCATCGGCGGCCTCAAGCAGCAGGTCGGTGCCGGCGTGCACAGGCGCACCCCCGACGGTCGCACGCCGGCCGAGCAGATCGCTCACTGCTACCAGGTGATCCGGCCCATGGAGGCTCGCGCCCAGCAGCTCTGGCATAGCCTGATCCAGGCCCTGGCCAAGGAAAGAATCCTGGTCAAACCCTACGCCCGCCTGAGTCGCAAGCAGCAGAAGGCCCTGCGCGAAACCTACATCGCGGAGATCTTCCCCCTGGTCACACCCCAGGCGATGGATCCGGCCCACCCCTTTCCCTTCGTCTCGAACCTGTCGCTCAACCTGCTGGTCACCCTGCACCATCCCGGCGAGCAGCAGCAGCTCCTCGCACGGGTCAAGGTGCCCGTCGGCGCCGGCATCCCGCGCTACCTGCAGGCGGAGGGCGGGATCTTCGTCCTGCTCGAAGAGGTCATGGCCCACAACCTGGACCTGCTCTTCCCCGGCATGGAAGTCGACAGTTGCGAGATGTTCCGGGTGACCCGCAACGCGAACACGGAACTCGACGAGGAAAAGGCCGACGATCTGCTGGCGATGATCGAAACCGAACTGCGGGAGCGCAAGTTCGCTCCCATCGTCCGCCTGGAAGTGGCCCCGGGCATCACGCCCCTGCACCGGGGCATGCTGGCGGCGGAGCTGGGCCTCGACGAGGAGTCGGACGTCTTCGAGGTCGACGGCATGCTCGGCATGCGCGACCTGATGGAGCTGTGGAAGCTCGATCGCCCCGAACTGCACGATCCGGCCCACCACCCCATCGATCATCCCGAACTGACTCCTGGCCGCAACATCTTCCACGTGATTCGTGATGCCGGCTCGATCCTGCTCCAGCATCCCTACGAGTCGTTCCGCACCTCGGTGGAGCGCTTCCTGCTCGAAGCCGCCGAGGACCCCAAGGTGCGGGCGATCAAGATGACCCTCTACCGCACCTCCGCCGAGTCCCGCATCATCAACGCCCTGATCATGGCGGCCAAGAACGGCAAGCAGGTGGCCGTGGCGGTGGAACTCAAGGCCCGCTTCGACGAGGAGGCCAACATCCGCTGGGCGGCGCGGCTGGAGGAAGCCGGCATCCACGTCACCTACGGTGTGGTCGGCCTCAAGACCCACTGCAAGGTGGTACTGGTGGTACGCCAGGATTACAACGGCCTGCGACGTTACGCCCACTTCGGCACGGGCAACTACCACGCCGTGACCGCCCGCATCTACTCCGACCTGGGCCTGCTGACCTGTGACGACGCGATCGGGCAGGACCTGACCGAACTGTTCAACTACCTGACCACGGGCTACAAGCCCAAGCGCCATTACAAGAAGATCCTCCCCGCCCCCAAGGTGCTCAAGGGCGCCTTGCTGGACAAGATCCAGCGCGAGATCGACATCCACCGCAAGGAGCGGCCCGGCCTGATCCAGCTCAAGATGAACGCCCTCGAGGACGTGGACATCACCCGCGCGCTCTACCGCGCCGCCAAGGCCGGCGTCCGCGTGGACCTGATCGTTCGCGACACCTGCAGGCTGATTCCCGGTATCGAGGGCCTGTCCGAAAACGTGCGGGTGATCAGCATCGTCGGCCGCTTTCTCGAGCACACCCGCATCTTCTATTTCCGCAACAACGGGCGAGAGGAGTATTTCATCGGCTCGGCCGATTGCATGAAACGTAACCTGGAGAGCCGGGTGGAGTCGGTCGTTCCGGTGGAGGACCCACGACACCAGCAGACCCTGCGCCGCTTCCTCGACATTCAGCTCGCCGACCGCCGCAGCGCCTGGGAAATGCAGCCCGATGGCAGCTACGTGCAACTCACACCGGAGGACGGCGGCGAGGCGGTCAGCAGCCAGGCGTTCTTCATCGAGTGGGCGGAAAAGCGCCGCAAGGAGAGCACCCGGCTGCGCAAACGACGCGTCAGGGGTGTCGGCCGCCGCAACCTGAAGGCGTGATCCTCCCCGCCCTTCGCGCGGCCTTCGAAAGCCGCGTAGCCCGGCTCGAAGACACCGCCCTGGTCGCCCTGCGGCGACTGGTCGAGTGCTCCTCGGAGACCCACGATCCCGCCGGCGTGGACCGCTGCGGCGCCTTGACCGCCCAGCTCTTTGCGTCCCTCGGTTTTGAACCCCGTTTCCATCCCGACCCCGCTGGCCGCCGCGGGAGCCACCTGCTGCTGACCCGGCCGGCCCCCGGCAGGCCCCGGGTGCTGATGATCTCTCACCTGGACACGGTGTACTCCGCCGAAGAAGTCCGGCGGCGAAACTTCGCCTGGCGGGAGGAAGGCGAGCGGATCTACGGCCCCGGCGTGATCGACATCAAGGGCGGGACAGTGCTGATGCACCTCCTGCTCGCCACCCTCGCTGCCGAAGCGCCCCGGCTCATCGACCAGGCCGAGTGGCTGCTGGCCTTCAACGCCGCGGAGGAAACCGGCTCGGCGGATTTTCCCGACCTCGTGCGCCGGGCCGCCGCCCCCCCGTTCCTGGCCTGCCTCGTCTTCGAACACGGTCACCTGCGGGGGCCCGAGACCTCCAGCATCACCGTCTCCCGCCGGGGCGCGGCCCGCTTCCGGATCGAGGTTCAGGGCCGGGCGGCCCACTCCGGCTCGGGCCACGCCCGGGGCGCCAGCGCGGTCCGGCAGCTCGCCCGCCTGGTGGAAGCCCTCGAGGCCCTGAGCGATCCCGCGCGACACCTGACGGTCAACGTCGGTCGCATCGAGGGGGGCTCGGCCGTCAATACTGTGCCGGAGCGTGCCACGGCCCTGGTGGATCTGAGGGCCGACGATCCCGCGACCTACGAGCAGGCGGTGGAGACCGTGCTGGCCATGGCCGGAGAAGGTTCCGTCCGCGCCCACAGCGACGGCTTTCCCTGCTCGATCCGGGTGGAGCGTCTGCCGGGCTACCCTCCCTGGCCCGACAATCCCGGCTCGCGGCACCTCGCCGACATCTGGCGGCGAGCCGCCCGCGACCGGGGTCACGAACTGGTTGCCGAGCACCGCCTGGGGGCCAGCGACGGCTGCCACCTGTGGGACCTGGCGCCGACCCTGGACGGTCTGGGCCCTCTGGGCGACGACATCCACTGCGCGACCCACGATCCCGCCCGGGGCCGACGCCAGGAATCCCTGTTGCGCCGCTCCCTGGGCGAGCGGGCGCTGATCCACCTGGAGGCCCTGGCGGCGCTGCTGAACCCCGACGAGTCCCCCTGACAGCCGCCCCATTGACCCGCGCCCCCTTCCCTCGTAGTTTCAGGGCACGAAGATAAGGAGCCCTCCAGTGTCCACGACGCCCAGAACCGCCTCTGCCGATTCTCGGCGCAGGCTCGGGCGGGCGGCCGTTCTGACGCCCGTCGAGCGCTGGCTGATCCGCCGCCTGCTGGCGGCCAAACGCTGCCCTCCCATCCGCGTGGTGGCCTGGACCGGCCAGGAGTTCGGCGCTTCCCGAGCCGAGGCCGTGGCGACCCTGGTGATCCGCGACCGGCGCAGCCTCTGGTCGATGGCTCTCAGGCCCGAGTTGGGCTTCGGCGAGGCCTACTCGCGGGGCAGCGTCGAAGTCGAAGGCTCGCTGGTCGACCTGCTCGAAGCCGTCTACCGGGCGGTGGGCCCGCACCGGAGCGTCGAGCACCGCTTCTCCGGCCTGCGCTCACGCCTGCGCCACGGCAACAGCCTCACCGGATCGAAGGCCAACATTCACCACCATTACGACCTGGGCAACGAGTTCTACTCCTGGTGGCTCGACGAGCGGATGCTCTACACCTGCGCCTATTTCCCCACCCGGGAAGCGGACCTCGAGGCGGCCCAGGTGGCCAAGATGGACCTGGTGGCCCGCAAGCTTCGGCTGCAACCCGGCGAGACCGTCGTCGAGGCCGGCTGCGGCTGGGGCGCCCTGGCGATGCACTTCGCCGAACACTACGGAGTGCGGGTCAAGGCCTTCAACATCTCCACCGAGCAAATCCGCTGGGCCCGCGAAAGCGCGCGCCGCAGAGGCCTCGAGGGAAGAGTCGAGTTCATCGAAGACGACTACCGCAACGTGTCGGGTCGTTTCGACGTCTTCGTCTCGGTGGGCATGCTCGAGCACGTGGGCCGCGATCACTACCCGGACCTGGGCGGCGTGGTCGACCGCGTACTGTCTCCGCAGGGACGGGGCCTGGTCCACACCATCGGCCGGGTTCATCCCCGACCGCTCAACCCGTGGATCGAAAAGCACATCTTCCCCGGCGCCTACCCCCCCACGCTCAAAGAGATGATGGACCTCTTCGAGCCCTTCGACTTGCCCGTGCTCGACGTGGAAAACCTGCGGGCCCACTACGCTCTGACCCTCGAACACTGGCTTCAGCGCTACGAACGCTCCATCGACAAGGTGCGCCGACGCTACGACGAAAACTTCGCCCGCACCTGGCGGCTCTACCTCAGCGGTTCGATCGCCTCTTTCCGCTCCGGCCACCTGCAGCTCTTCCAGGTCCTCTTCGGCCGCCACGCCTACCAGGAGGCCTGGACGCGGGAAGAGCTCTACCGCAACCCGGCCTGAGCCCAGCGTGCCCCCTCGTCCCCCGATGACCGATGACCGTTGTGACGTGCTGATCGTCGGTGGCGGCCCTGCGGGCTCTTCCTGCGCCCGGGGCCTGGCCGGACAGGGGCTCGACGTGCGGGTACTCGACCGGGCGGAGTTCCCCCGGTCCAAGATCTGCGCCGGGTGGGTCACACCCCAGGTGATGCAGGCCCTCGACATCGACCCCGAGCACTACGGCCGGGAC harbors:
- the ppk1 gene encoding polyphosphate kinase 1, coding for MSRTSHSPSGPSAPAISTAPATSGAPSAPKSRKATSERKAATSKKEPAPKKAPIIRTPAPPTPVLGPDEEIAVLGLDSPRLFLNRELTWLNFNWRVLHEAEDARNPLLERVKFLSIVGSNLDEFFMKRIGGLKQQVGAGVHRRTPDGRTPAEQIAHCYQVIRPMEARAQQLWHSLIQALAKERILVKPYARLSRKQQKALRETYIAEIFPLVTPQAMDPAHPFPFVSNLSLNLLVTLHHPGEQQQLLARVKVPVGAGIPRYLQAEGGIFVLLEEVMAHNLDLLFPGMEVDSCEMFRVTRNANTELDEEKADDLLAMIETELRERKFAPIVRLEVAPGITPLHRGMLAAELGLDEESDVFEVDGMLGMRDLMELWKLDRPELHDPAHHPIDHPELTPGRNIFHVIRDAGSILLQHPYESFRTSVERFLLEAAEDPKVRAIKMTLYRTSAESRIINALIMAAKNGKQVAVAVELKARFDEEANIRWAARLEEAGIHVTYGVVGLKTHCKVVLVVRQDYNGLRRYAHFGTGNYHAVTARIYSDLGLLTCDDAIGQDLTELFNYLTTGYKPKRHYKKILPAPKVLKGALLDKIQREIDIHRKERPGLIQLKMNALEDVDITRALYRAAKAGVRVDLIVRDTCRLIPGIEGLSENVRVISIVGRFLEHTRIFYFRNNGREEYFIGSADCMKRNLESRVESVVPVEDPRHQQTLRRFLDIQLADRRSAWEMQPDGSYVQLTPEDGGEAVSSQAFFIEWAEKRRKESTRLRKRRVRGVGRRNLKA
- a CDS encoding DUF6531 domain-containing protein, whose amino-acid sequence is MREEDPSGNALDLSYRDGYLEKIQATDGAWVKFFRPMWGEPAPADTPAPRIVRILDSTGRELSLSYDATGKLIGFVGADGASWSFGWDVQNHVVDVIAPDQSVIFHVLTDADDRATSVRQGNLETTYSYGADATVVTGPGGGGWTYAFDADGMSTSMTDPAGGVWAIERDAATGDVVRLVDPEGGEHDFTHDGQHRLLRYTGPLVDGVRPEWVFERNAEGRLTRLTSPCGAVSELGYDESGWLVSEATDPDEDGTAEAVITYERDPVTGDITARIDAEGRRTEYVYSATGQIAEIHPPCLSAGPPAICGVIRVSHDAAGRQTGLDWPVGEDQWSSWSLGYDAAGHLATVSDPFGSTWSLETSVLGEVTRITAPDGGVTEFYYGPSSRLERRVDALGQVRQWRYDAAGRVAEYEDELGEIWSLGYDAAGRLVSRTDPETRQWEWEYDLAGRLRRQVLPGGQEVLIVRDGAGRMVRRDLPGGSSEHFVWDAEGNLESMWSEDAAGDEVDHWTYSWDGRGLPTSVSQDSDLDGTSRMQRSASWSWDLSGRLVGWTDADGLEYSVQLDPWGEVDLSQRGGSNVARILRDPWSGWITDRQHYSENLSETMTRDAAGRVLTLQEWESSVLLRDMEVVRDAAGRIIEVIDHLEDPATTTAVERDLLGRITALRYGDGGEEEFGYDAAGRIVRLGQLDEVGIWHYYDYVLDRSGRPLSFLEEDRSTSYTWDFTPSEGDLGFVVRRVETSSGGETATLSFDVDGRITRVETETATGAVLRRRFRWMPGGLARAVSEQRWDGEGVEEEDVRLFMDMMGPWSEHPADTGAASSWKLPSLFLADRSGRGEWRRPLVGRGDRLRDEARLMEGLLGIDGSRVMEIFGGQTLGSGLELPSAGRLYPAPRAGEILTTAAGRVSVHDPDPAFIDDPLGLPRSAVSVPRPGWSSATERFPNAIDIRCGLSDYAEHHELECVNFWIQPPRKVMKCRSSYVEDCSTVCMGLRECPLEGGGGVGMCSGASAHRIPPVRNADRHPLGVTLSNGEFLLNVTDLSIPGRGLDLTLSRSYRNQDNIQGGFGRNWSFDLLDERLIRKVCDGAPVVWHRADGSEVSYPWPPNANQAVEGPLGKLLKYRVGDGVVYEAFWELRLPGGEVRTFKHMTRSGGDGPYGYPIRIARPGGTAIEIEWGEIDERDGCSDDWAPQKAILWSCDDSARTNPRADACHPRELGRFEFVTKRTCSRFVVTEVRAIQPIDEDQDGTPESESVRHVAYNHEQSGGRDYLTEVTVKETGGTAETVAKYEYHWKAEMDAGDTPRGGYMSDNLEHVFNGAGDELLSIQYRGEVGIYLAPILRDTVSGVQTPSRSVAFDFVQATDASGEPGPTSIRPPSPRKAARAPTTSMTRVTSSASIVLTEPR